The proteins below come from a single Rhodanobacter sp. LX-99 genomic window:
- a CDS encoding adenosylmethionine--8-amino-7-oxononanoate transaminase has translation MNNSASGNAALAERDLRRVWHPCTQMHDHESVPMVPIVRGEGAWLIDADGRRYLDGISSWWTNLFGHANPRLAAALAEQARTLEHVIFAGFTHEPAVELAEELVRITPPGLDRVFYADNGSAAIEVALKMSFHYWLNRGHGEKTRFIALTGSYHGETLGALSVSDVALYRKTYAPLLLTPFLAPSPDAYEGEPGESPEQTAKRRLGELRTLLERHAHETCAVIVEPLVQCAGGMRMYHPGYLTGLRALCDEFAVHFIADEIAVGFGRTGTLFACEQAMVSPDFMCLSKGLTGGFLPLSAVLTSERIYQAFYAEYSAGKAFLHSHSYTGNPLACRVALETLAIFRDEPVLERNRQLAAHLARRLEPLRAHPHVADVRQTGMIAAIELVADKAGRRTYPAEERRGLRVYLHGLQHGVLLRPLGNVVYFMPPYVVDASDIDLLVDTAIAGVERAVAD, from the coding sequence ATGAACAACTCCGCAAGCGGCAACGCCGCGCTCGCCGAGCGCGACCTGCGACGCGTCTGGCATCCCTGCACGCAGATGCACGACCACGAGAGCGTACCGATGGTGCCGATCGTGCGCGGCGAAGGCGCCTGGCTGATCGACGCCGACGGCCGGCGCTACCTGGACGGCATCAGTTCGTGGTGGACCAACCTGTTCGGCCACGCCAATCCGCGCCTCGCCGCCGCGCTGGCCGAGCAGGCGCGCACGCTGGAACACGTGATCTTCGCCGGCTTCACCCACGAACCGGCGGTCGAACTGGCCGAGGAACTGGTGCGGATCACCCCGCCCGGGCTGGATCGGGTGTTCTACGCCGACAACGGTTCGGCGGCGATCGAAGTGGCGCTGAAGATGAGCTTCCACTACTGGCTCAACCGGGGCCATGGCGAGAAGACCCGCTTCATCGCGCTGACCGGCAGCTATCACGGCGAGACGCTGGGCGCGCTCTCGGTCAGCGACGTGGCGCTGTATCGCAAGACCTACGCGCCGCTGTTGCTGACCCCGTTCCTGGCGCCGTCGCCGGACGCCTACGAAGGCGAGCCCGGCGAGTCGCCGGAACAGACGGCCAAACGCCGTCTAGGCGAACTGCGCACGCTGCTGGAACGCCACGCACACGAGACCTGCGCGGTGATCGTCGAGCCGCTGGTGCAGTGCGCCGGCGGCATGCGCATGTATCACCCCGGCTACCTGACCGGCCTGCGCGCGCTGTGCGACGAGTTTGCGGTGCACTTCATCGCCGACGAGATCGCGGTGGGCTTCGGCCGCACCGGCACGCTGTTCGCCTGCGAACAGGCCATGGTGTCACCCGATTTCATGTGCCTGTCGAAAGGCCTCACCGGCGGCTTCCTGCCGCTGTCGGCGGTGCTCACCAGCGAGCGGATCTACCAGGCGTTCTACGCCGAGTACAGTGCCGGCAAGGCGTTCCTGCATTCGCACAGCTACACCGGCAATCCGCTGGCCTGCCGCGTGGCGCTGGAGACGCTGGCGATCTTCCGCGACGAGCCGGTACTGGAACGCAACCGCCAGCTGGCCGCCCACCTGGCTCGCCGGCTGGAGCCGCTGCGCGCGCATCCGCACGTCGCCGACGTGCGCCAGACCGGCATGATCGCGGCGATCGAGCTGGTCGCCGACAAGGCCGGCCGGCGAACGTATCCCGCGGAGGAACGGCGCGGCCTGCGCGTCTACCTGCACGGCCTGCAGCACGGCGTGCTGCTGCGCCCGCTCGGCAACGTGGTGTATTTCATGCCGCCCTACGTGGTCGACGCGTCGGACATCGATCTGCTGGTCGACACCGCGATCGCCGGGGTCGAGCGCGCCGTCGCGGACTGA
- a CDS encoding chemotaxis protein CheW yields MSDPLPREIRCVLVPVGNLRLLLPNATIAEVITQSTPEPVAGAPAWLLGRIAWRGWRVPLVSFTELAGTEEGDAELSVRVAVLKALGGNPKLPFIAVLTQGFPRLTTLNAELIIPTHDGKPLPPGVRAHVLVRDDVAMIPDLEWIEATLLNLLDTAEPAESMESSDADD; encoded by the coding sequence ATGAGTGATCCACTGCCGCGTGAAATCCGCTGCGTCCTGGTGCCGGTGGGCAACCTGCGCCTGCTGCTGCCCAACGCCACCATCGCCGAGGTGATCACCCAGAGCACGCCCGAGCCGGTGGCTGGCGCGCCCGCCTGGCTGCTTGGCCGGATCGCCTGGCGCGGCTGGCGCGTGCCGCTGGTGTCGTTCACCGAACTGGCCGGCACCGAGGAGGGCGATGCCGAGCTGAGCGTGCGCGTGGCCGTGCTGAAAGCGCTCGGCGGCAATCCGAAACTGCCGTTCATCGCCGTGCTGACCCAGGGCTTCCCGCGCCTGACCACGCTGAACGCGGAGCTGATCATTCCCACCCACGACGGCAAGCCGCTGCCGCCGGGTGTGCGCGCGCACGTGCTGGTGCGCGACGACGTGGCGATGATCCCCGACCTGGAATGGATCGAGGCCACCTTGCTGAACCTGCTCGACACCGCCGAGCCGGCCGAGTCCATGGAGTCGTCCGACGCGGACGACTGA
- a CDS encoding AmiS/UreI family transporter, giving the protein MLGVVLLFVGVILIVNGLTLAGRIEAKEAALLNLLVGSLSAFAAVLGAIQASTPADFLAVGSGLLFAFTYLYVAGVHWFKLSGTGLGWYCLFVAITALPLSWDAYTLGELRMAGIWLIWSSLWLLFFIDLCTGVLVKRFLAPYAVIVGIVTCWIPGMLMLLARW; this is encoded by the coding sequence ATGCTCGGCGTCGTACTGCTTTTTGTCGGTGTCATCCTGATCGTCAACGGACTGACCCTCGCCGGACGCATCGAGGCGAAGGAAGCCGCCCTGCTCAACCTGCTGGTCGGCAGCCTCTCGGCATTCGCCGCCGTGCTGGGCGCCATCCAGGCCTCCACGCCGGCGGATTTTCTCGCCGTGGGTTCGGGCCTGCTGTTTGCGTTCACTTACCTGTACGTGGCCGGCGTGCACTGGTTCAAGCTGAGCGGCACCGGGCTGGGCTGGTACTGCCTGTTCGTCGCGATCACCGCGCTGCCCCTGAGCTGGGACGCGTACACCCTCGGCGAGCTGCGCATGGCCGGCATCTGGCTGATCTGGTCGAGCCTGTGGCTGCTGTTCTTCATCGACCTGTGCACCGGCGTGCTGGTGAAACGCTTCCTCGCGCCTTATGCGGTGATCGTGGGGATCGTCACCTGCTGGATACCCGGCATGCTCATGCTGCTGGCGCGCTGGTGA
- a CDS encoding 16S rRNA (uracil(1498)-N(3))-methyltransferase, producing the protein MRTIRIHVDQPLAVSGEPNLPAQAAEHVARVLRMNPGDPLTLFNGDGHDYAAVILAVGKREVTVRVESKQALRNESPLPLTLAQGVARGEKMDLIVQKATELGVARIVPLLTERSEVKLDAARAEKRLAHWRAVVASACEQSGRARLPEIVPALPLAAWLDTLADDGALRLALLPEASRSSRELRFTAAGGLLVVGPEGGLGERDIGALTAAGFDGLRLGPRILRTETAGLAALAALQALHGDG; encoded by the coding sequence ATGCGCACGATCCGTATCCACGTCGACCAGCCGCTCGCCGTCTCCGGCGAACCGAACCTGCCAGCGCAAGCCGCCGAACACGTGGCGCGCGTACTGCGCATGAATCCCGGCGACCCGCTCACCCTGTTCAACGGTGACGGCCACGACTATGCCGCGGTCATCCTCGCGGTGGGCAAGCGTGAGGTAACCGTGCGAGTCGAGTCGAAGCAGGCTTTGCGGAACGAGTCGCCGCTGCCGCTGACCCTGGCCCAGGGCGTGGCCCGCGGCGAGAAAATGGACTTGATCGTGCAGAAGGCGACCGAGCTGGGCGTGGCGCGCATCGTGCCGCTGCTGACCGAGCGCTCGGAGGTGAAGCTGGATGCCGCCCGCGCGGAAAAGCGGCTGGCGCACTGGCGCGCGGTGGTGGCCAGTGCCTGCGAGCAGAGCGGCCGAGCGCGCCTGCCCGAGATCGTCCCGGCATTGCCGCTGGCTGCGTGGCTGGACACCCTTGCCGATGACGGCGCGCTGCGCCTGGCGCTGTTGCCGGAGGCCAGCCGTTCGTCCCGCGAGCTGCGATTCACGGCAGCCGGCGGCCTGCTGGTGGTGGGGCCGGAGGGCGGGCTGGGCGAACGCGATATCGGTGCGTTGACGGCGGCCGGTTTCGACGGCCTGCGGCTGGGGCCGCGCATCCTGCGCACGGAAACCGCGGGGCTGGCCGCGCTGGCGGCGTTGCAGGCCTTGCACGGCGACGGCTAG
- a CDS encoding DUF4097 family beta strand repeat-containing protein, whose protein sequence is MRRLFTAALLLAPLAAFAASPCKYEAPRNLQLDLAGVRSVQIDVNSQDLHLTGSDNARGLTLTGRACASEQAMLDKLQVTQRREGDQLLIDIGNTGGFSFSLFGGSSYSSLDVTVQLPANLPVTVRVGSGDADVSGVQQLQTNVGSGDLHVRQVSGKFGTSVGSGDVSATDIGSLDLGSVGSGDFKAEGIKGDARIGSIGSGDVTLRNVGGSVHADTLGSGDLGVSDVGGDFSLGAKGSGDVNHSGVKGKVSVPHDDD, encoded by the coding sequence ATGCGCCGTCTTTTCACCGCAGCCCTGCTGCTCGCTCCACTCGCCGCCTTCGCCGCCAGCCCGTGCAAGTACGAGGCGCCGCGCAACCTGCAGCTCGACCTGGCCGGCGTGCGCAGCGTGCAGATCGACGTGAACAGCCAGGACCTGCACCTGACCGGCAGCGACAACGCCAGGGGCCTCACCCTCACCGGCCGCGCCTGCGCCTCCGAACAGGCGATGCTGGACAAGCTGCAGGTCACCCAGCGGCGCGAAGGCGACCAGCTGCTGATCGACATCGGCAACACCGGCGGTTTCAGTTTCAGCCTGTTCGGCGGCAGTTCCTATTCGAGCCTCGATGTCACCGTGCAACTGCCGGCGAACCTGCCGGTCACCGTGCGGGTAGGTTCCGGCGACGCCGACGTTAGCGGTGTGCAGCAGCTGCAGACCAATGTGGGCTCGGGCGACCTGCACGTGCGCCAGGTATCCGGCAAGTTCGGCACCAGCGTGGGTTCGGGCGACGTCAGTGCCACCGACATCGGCAGCCTGGACCTGGGTTCGGTGGGCTCCGGCGACTTCAAGGCCGAAGGCATCAAGGGCGACGCCCGCATCGGAAGCATCGGCTCCGGCGACGTCACGTTGCGCAACGTCGGCGGCAGCGTGCATGCCGATACGCTGGGTTCGGGCGATCTCGGCGTTAGCGACGTCGGCGGCGATTTCAGCCTCGGCGCCAAGGGCAGCGGCGACGTCAACCACTCCGGCGTGAAGGGCAAGGTCAGCGTGCCGCACGACGACGATTGA
- a CDS encoding SLC13 family permease, with product MNPPTPKPPGWARHLQNEWLLLVFALLALALAVLDPRPASDYRRWLQLPTLAGLMGLLIAIQGIRDSGLVQHAAVAVVARAHSLRSLGLLLVSATALLSMVLTNDVSLFLIVPLTLAIGSVSNLPVLRMVVLEALAVNAGSTLSPIGNPQNLLLWQHSQLPFLHFAAAMLPAAAVMFVLVAAFAWLWLPRDRVALIPERIDSTVTSARLGACSMAALVGMVLLMEHGQAPLGALLLLALFALLAQSSLARIDWLLPLTFAAIFLGLGHFANLPLVHQALDRLDFGQPLTLYASGIVASQLISNVPATVLLLERTPDAIALAVAVNVGGFGVAIGSLANLIALRLAKQPHGLRLLHLVSIPFLLVCAPLVYLAWRWLG from the coding sequence ATGAATCCACCCACGCCAAAGCCACCCGGTTGGGCCCGGCACCTGCAGAACGAGTGGCTGCTGCTGGTGTTCGCGCTGCTGGCGCTGGCGCTTGCCGTGCTTGATCCCCGTCCCGCGAGCGACTACCGGCGCTGGCTGCAGTTGCCGACATTGGCCGGCCTGATGGGCCTGTTGATCGCGATCCAGGGCATCCGCGACAGCGGCCTGGTGCAGCACGCGGCCGTGGCCGTGGTGGCACGCGCGCATTCGCTGCGCAGCCTGGGCCTGCTGCTGGTGTCCGCGACGGCGCTGCTGTCGATGGTGCTGACCAACGACGTGAGCCTGTTCCTGATCGTGCCGCTGACCCTGGCAATCGGCAGTGTCTCCAACCTGCCGGTGCTGCGCATGGTGGTGCTGGAGGCGCTGGCGGTGAACGCAGGTTCCACCCTCAGCCCGATCGGCAACCCGCAGAACCTGCTGCTGTGGCAGCACTCGCAGCTGCCGTTCCTGCACTTCGCGGCGGCCATGCTGCCGGCGGCGGCGGTGATGTTCGTGCTGGTGGCGGCGTTCGCCTGGCTGTGGCTGCCACGCGACCGGGTGGCTCTGATACCCGAACGGATCGACAGTACGGTGACATCGGCCCGCCTCGGCGCGTGCTCGATGGCCGCGCTGGTCGGCATGGTGCTGCTGATGGAACACGGCCAGGCGCCGCTGGGCGCGCTGCTGTTGCTGGCGCTGTTCGCGCTGCTGGCGCAGTCGAGCCTGGCGCGGATCGACTGGCTACTGCCGCTCACGTTCGCCGCGATCTTCCTGGGCCTCGGCCATTTCGCGAACCTGCCCCTGGTGCACCAGGCGCTGGACCGGCTCGACTTCGGCCAGCCGCTGACGCTGTACGCCAGCGGCATCGTCGCCTCGCAGCTGATCAGCAACGTGCCGGCGACGGTGCTGCTGCTGGAGCGCACGCCCGACGCGATCGCGCTGGCGGTGGCGGTGAACGTGGGCGGCTTCGGCGTGGCGATCGGTTCGCTGGCGAACCTGATCGCGCTGCGCCTGGCGAAGCAGCCGCATGGGCTGCGGCTGCTGCACCTGGTGTCGATTCCGTTCCTGCTGGTGTGCGCGCCGCTGGTGTACCTGGCCTGGCGCTGGCTGGGCTGA
- the nudE gene encoding ADP compounds hydrolase NudE, translating to MPKLPIIHATRDVSDSRFLQVEQLDLEFSNGVRRTYERLKGSGLGAVIIVPMLDDDTVLLVREYGGGVGRYELGLPKGRLDQDETAEQAAERELKEEVGYGAHRLKILHNLSLSPSYMTHMAHVVLAQDLYPEKLAGDEPEELEVVPWKMSELHTLLGRDDVTEGRSIAALFMAREYLAGRFQRT from the coding sequence ATGCCCAAGCTACCGATCATCCATGCCACGCGTGACGTCAGCGACAGCCGGTTTCTGCAGGTCGAACAGCTCGACCTGGAGTTCTCCAACGGCGTGCGCCGCACCTACGAACGATTGAAAGGCAGCGGCCTGGGCGCGGTGATCATCGTGCCGATGCTGGACGACGACACCGTGCTGCTGGTGCGCGAGTATGGCGGCGGCGTCGGCCGCTACGAACTCGGCCTGCCGAAGGGCCGGCTGGATCAGGACGAAACCGCCGAGCAGGCTGCCGAGCGCGAGCTGAAGGAGGAGGTCGGCTACGGCGCGCACAGGCTGAAGATCCTGCACAACCTGTCGCTGTCGCCGTCGTACATGACGCACATGGCGCACGTGGTGCTGGCGCAGGACCTGTATCCCGAGAAACTGGCCGGCGACGAGCCGGAAGAACTCGAAGTGGTGCCGTGGAAGATGTCCGAACTGCATACCCTGCTCGGCCGCGACGACGTGACCGAAGGGCGTTCGATCGCCGCGCTGTTCATGGCCCGCGAGTATCTCGCCGGGCGCTTCCAGCGCACATGA
- a CDS encoding type II secretion system protein N, whose amino-acid sequence MKPLRKCLIGLGALTLAAAVLLWFLLARWAVPWIEPQLHGLHLQQVQGTLWRGRAGEVVAADGQALGQLQWQLSRRALLGQVRLQLQFEGPQLAFSGGVRRLPDGQVEVSGANVRAELSASVHGAASPWGQPRGELQVTIDHALLQGGWPMQLQAQAQWPQAVMHTRDGDVALGTLQAQARAQGGVIRAQLHDDGHGPLHVDGKLQLSPLGWRLDATLRARQTGPALRRWLARLGPPAADGSVRIQRRGGLAGSAPAPSTN is encoded by the coding sequence TTGAAGCCACTGCGAAAATGCCTGATCGGCCTCGGAGCGCTGACGCTGGCCGCCGCCGTGCTGCTGTGGTTCCTGCTGGCGCGCTGGGCGGTGCCGTGGATCGAGCCGCAGCTGCACGGACTGCATCTGCAGCAGGTGCAGGGCACGCTGTGGCGTGGCCGGGCCGGCGAGGTCGTGGCCGCCGACGGGCAGGCGCTGGGGCAACTGCAGTGGCAGTTGTCGCGTCGGGCCCTGCTCGGGCAGGTGCGGTTGCAGTTGCAATTCGAAGGGCCTCAACTCGCGTTTTCCGGCGGGGTCCGGCGGCTGCCGGACGGCCAGGTCGAAGTGAGCGGCGCGAATGTGCGTGCAGAGCTATCGGCGTCGGTCCATGGCGCGGCGTCGCCCTGGGGGCAGCCACGCGGCGAGCTGCAGGTGACGATCGACCACGCCCTGCTGCAGGGCGGCTGGCCCATGCAACTGCAGGCGCAGGCGCAATGGCCGCAGGCGGTCATGCATACGCGCGACGGCGACGTGGCGCTGGGCACGCTGCAGGCACAGGCACGTGCGCAAGGTGGCGTGATCCGGGCGCAACTGCACGATGACGGGCACGGCCCGCTGCACGTCGACGGCAAACTGCAGCTGAGCCCGCTTGGCTGGCGACTGGACGCGACGCTGCGCGCCCGACAGACTGGCCCGGCATTGCGCCGCTGGCTGGCCAGGCTGGGTCCGCCGGCGGCTGACGGCAGCGTGCGCATCCAGCGCCGCGGCGGACTGGCCGGCAGCGCGCCGGCCCCATCCACGAACTGA
- the mazG gene encoding nucleoside triphosphate pyrophosphohydrolase, producing the protein MSEPSRHSLDDLLAIMARLRDPERGCPWDVQQDFASIAAYTIEEAYEVADAIDRRDWHDLRDELGDLLLQVVFHAQMAAEQGLFDFADVAHAISAKMLRRHPHVFGDVRYADLAAQIQAWEEIKTAERADKGEPADASALAGISAGLPEWKRAQKLQQRAAATGFAWPDPAPVLAKLAEEVDEVRAEFADGADPARLQDEIGDVLFVMVNLARHAGVDFSQALRHANAKFERRFRQMEQLAAADGTAFDERTLGEQEQLWQRAKQTERKP; encoded by the coding sequence ATGAGCGAACCGTCCCGGCACAGCCTGGACGACCTGCTCGCGATCATGGCACGCCTGCGCGATCCCGAGCGCGGTTGCCCGTGGGACGTGCAGCAGGATTTCGCCTCGATCGCGGCGTACACGATCGAGGAAGCCTACGAGGTCGCCGACGCGATCGACCGCCGCGACTGGCACGACCTGCGCGACGAGCTGGGCGACCTGCTGCTGCAGGTGGTGTTCCATGCGCAGATGGCGGCCGAGCAGGGCTTGTTCGATTTTGCCGACGTCGCCCACGCGATCAGCGCCAAGATGCTGCGGCGCCATCCGCACGTTTTCGGCGACGTGCGCTATGCCGACCTGGCGGCGCAGATACAGGCTTGGGAAGAGATCAAGACGGCCGAACGCGCAGACAAGGGCGAGCCGGCCGACGCCAGCGCGCTGGCGGGCATCTCGGCCGGTCTGCCGGAATGGAAGCGCGCGCAGAAGCTGCAGCAGCGCGCCGCGGCCACCGGATTCGCGTGGCCCGATCCCGCGCCGGTACTGGCCAAGCTGGCCGAGGAAGTGGACGAGGTGCGCGCGGAATTCGCCGACGGCGCCGACCCGGCGCGCTTGCAGGACGAGATCGGCGACGTGCTGTTCGTGATGGTGAACCTGGCACGTCATGCCGGCGTCGATTTCTCGCAGGCGTTGCGGCATGCCAATGCGAAATTCGAACGGCGCTTCCGGCAGATGGAGCAGCTGGCGGCGGCCGACGGCACGGCGTTCGACGAACGCACGCTGGGCGAGCAGGAACAGCTGTGGCAGCGCGCCAAGCAGACGGAACGCAAGCCCTGA
- a CDS encoding inositol monophosphatase family protein, which yields MNPDIAATALAAAREAAAAAAEVIRHYWRRGVEVELKSDATPVTIADREAEQAIRRILQMALPQASIYGEEFGLDGERGGLLWLVDPLDGTKSFVRRTPFFSTQIALMDGDELVLGVSSAPVYGETMWASAGDGAWLDGERVRVADTAQMAQASISTGNVRTLTGDARWTALGALIRDSNRIRGYGDFCHYHLLARGSLDLVIESDVNILDVAALAVIVREAGGVFTDLDGAPPTLDTRSVLAGTPAIHAQALQRLRR from the coding sequence ATGAACCCGGATATCGCCGCAACGGCCCTGGCGGCCGCCCGCGAGGCCGCCGCGGCCGCGGCCGAGGTGATCAGGCACTACTGGCGGCGCGGCGTCGAGGTGGAGCTGAAGTCCGACGCGACCCCGGTGACGATCGCCGACCGCGAGGCCGAGCAGGCGATCCGACGGATTCTCCAGATGGCGCTGCCGCAGGCGTCGATCTATGGCGAGGAGTTCGGTCTGGACGGCGAGCGCGGCGGCCTGCTGTGGCTGGTCGATCCGCTCGACGGCACCAAGAGCTTCGTGCGGCGCACGCCGTTCTTCTCCACCCAGATCGCGCTGATGGACGGCGACGAGCTGGTGCTGGGCGTGTCCAGCGCGCCGGTCTACGGCGAGACGATGTGGGCCAGTGCCGGCGATGGCGCGTGGCTCGACGGCGAGCGCGTGCGCGTGGCGGACACGGCGCAGATGGCGCAGGCCTCGATCTCGACCGGCAACGTCAGGACGCTCACCGGCGACGCCCGCTGGACCGCGCTGGGCGCGCTGATCCGCGACTCGAACCGCATCCGCGGCTACGGCGATTTCTGCCATTACCACCTGCTGGCGCGCGGCAGCCTGGACCTGGTGATCGAGTCGGACGTGAACATCCTCGACGTCGCCGCGCTGGCGGTGATCGTGCGTGAAGCCGGCGGCGTGTTCACCGACCTGGACGGCGCGCCGCCGACGCTGGATACGCGCAGCGTGCTGGCCGGCACGCCGGCGATCCACGCACAGGCACTGCAGCGCCTGCGGCGTTGA
- a CDS encoding chemotaxis protein CheB: protein MIDTVPAVALLFDDTELGGQLREALRERGARIVHEGGVASLSRELLQRVGADVLVVNLDDSADDALDRLYEVIDDDRPRVVFNDAQASRALVGWDRARWARHLAVKVMAEGDIDPPRPGGAPGVEAPAAAPAEAAALGAAPVAQPMSTEAVAEPMAETAAGPVVDSGLEPDFLVHDDLDGQRGQIAAAESESLAAELEALLASGDMPADDDAESGPGLRFVDDEELPPLHDGNFGAPAVDAAAAAPVEAAPVAAPAPVTPPTFQVDHLQLSSLADAPVAAVPASAAQPAMTDSAPRVRAPEGWALVDDDAAQAAPEAPERFDAAVFGVEKLSAADFLAPDVEAVAADLEPRMSLELVSMEEAIAPQAYVHEHEHEHAMVLDELGSALSRVVLLGAAIDGIDAVCTFLAALPASTRLTFLLTQHLGGQSDASLVAEFAANCALPVRLAKGGRAKPGEVLLVPAGQQVRLRRDGSIDLQANDAEAAPEPSIDASLTMAANAFGRDALAIVFAGRGNDAVAGAQAIHDRGGQVWVESSSGEHFADMVSGIFAERLVSFSGTPPELAAHLLEVFP, encoded by the coding sequence ATGATTGACACGGTTCCTGCGGTTGCCCTGCTGTTTGACGACACCGAACTGGGCGGCCAGCTGCGCGAGGCGCTGCGCGAACGCGGCGCGCGGATCGTGCACGAAGGCGGGGTGGCCAGCCTCAGCCGCGAATTGCTGCAGCGGGTGGGCGCCGACGTGCTGGTGGTCAACCTGGACGACAGCGCCGACGACGCGCTCGATCGCCTCTACGAGGTGATCGACGACGACCGTCCGCGCGTGGTCTTCAACGACGCGCAGGCCAGCCGTGCGCTGGTCGGCTGGGATCGCGCCCGCTGGGCGCGCCATCTGGCGGTCAAGGTGATGGCGGAGGGTGATATCGACCCGCCGCGGCCAGGCGGTGCCCCCGGCGTCGAAGCGCCGGCAGCCGCACCGGCGGAAGCGGCGGCGCTCGGGGCCGCCCCGGTCGCGCAGCCGATGAGTACCGAGGCAGTGGCGGAACCGATGGCCGAAACGGCGGCCGGGCCAGTCGTGGATTCCGGACTGGAACCCGATTTCCTGGTGCACGACGACCTCGACGGCCAGCGCGGGCAGATTGCGGCGGCGGAATCGGAGAGCCTGGCGGCAGAACTGGAAGCTTTGCTGGCTTCCGGCGACATGCCGGCGGATGACGACGCGGAATCCGGCCCGGGCCTGCGCTTTGTCGACGACGAGGAATTGCCGCCCCTGCACGATGGAAACTTCGGGGCGCCGGCGGTGGATGCGGCTGCTGCGGCGCCGGTCGAAGCCGCCCCCGTGGCGGCGCCGGCCCCTGTGACGCCACCGACGTTCCAGGTGGATCACCTGCAATTGTCGTCGCTGGCAGACGCCCCGGTTGCCGCGGTACCGGCTTCAGCGGCGCAGCCGGCGATGACCGACAGCGCGCCGCGCGTGCGTGCGCCCGAAGGCTGGGCGCTGGTGGACGACGATGCTGCGCAGGCCGCCCCGGAAGCTCCTGAAAGGTTTGATGCCGCGGTGTTCGGGGTCGAGAAGCTGAGCGCTGCCGATTTCCTCGCGCCCGACGTCGAAGCAGTCGCCGCCGATCTCGAACCGAGGATGAGCCTCGAACTGGTGTCGATGGAGGAGGCGATCGCGCCGCAGGCATACGTGCACGAACACGAACACGAACACGCGATGGTGCTCGACGAACTTGGCAGCGCGTTGAGCCGGGTCGTCCTGCTGGGCGCGGCGATCGACGGCATCGACGCGGTATGCACGTTCCTGGCGGCGCTGCCCGCATCGACGCGGTTGACCTTCCTGCTCACCCAGCACTTGGGCGGGCAGTCGGATGCCTCGCTGGTGGCGGAATTTGCCGCGAACTGCGCGTTGCCGGTGCGGCTGGCCAAGGGTGGCCGAGCCAAGCCCGGCGAGGTGCTGCTGGTGCCGGCCGGGCAGCAGGTGCGGTTGCGTCGTGACGGCAGCATCGACCTGCAGGCGAACGACGCCGAGGCGGCGCCGGAGCCGTCGATCGACGCCAGCCTGACCATGGCGGCCAATGCGTTCGGCCGCGATGCGCTGGCGATCGTGTTCGCCGGGCGCGGCAACGATGCCGTGGCCGGTGCGCAGGCGATCCACGATCGTGGTGGCCAGGTCTGGGTAGAGTCGTCGTCCGGGGAGCATTTTGCCGACATGGTCAGCGGAATCTTCGCCGAGCGACTGGTCAGTTTTTCCGGTACGCCGCCCGAACTGGCGGCGCACCTGCTTGAGGTGTTTCCATGA
- the cysQ gene encoding 3'(2'),5'-bisphosphate nucleotidase CysQ, with protein sequence MSTPPGNTPPELARQVGAIARAAGAAILDVYHSDFAVQTKADASPLTAADLAAQHVIMAGLAALEPVLPVLSEEAKTLPWSERRHWSRYWLVDPLDGTREFVKRNGEFTVNIALIDDRRSVLGVVLAPVSGELYVAALGQGAWLQMRADDSWQRIHTRPLGRPPLVAGSRSHGGAQGSVLERLIGSDYQLVPLGSSLKFCLIARGAADVYLRLGLTSEWDTAAAQCVLDEAGGAVLDLAGQPFRYNRGESLLNPEFIAVGDGTIDWAARLQAP encoded by the coding sequence ATGAGCACGCCGCCCGGAAATACGCCGCCCGAACTGGCCCGGCAGGTTGGCGCGATTGCCCGCGCCGCCGGCGCAGCCATCCTCGATGTCTACCACAGCGATTTCGCGGTGCAGACCAAGGCGGACGCGTCGCCGCTGACCGCCGCCGACCTGGCCGCCCAGCACGTCATCATGGCCGGCCTGGCCGCGCTCGAGCCGGTACTGCCGGTGCTGTCGGAAGAAGCGAAGACCCTGCCGTGGTCCGAGCGCCGGCACTGGTCGCGCTACTGGCTGGTCGATCCGCTCGACGGCACCCGCGAGTTCGTCAAGCGCAACGGCGAGTTCACCGTCAACATCGCCCTGATCGACGATCGTCGCAGCGTGCTCGGCGTGGTGCTGGCGCCGGTCAGCGGCGAGCTGTATGTCGCCGCGCTGGGGCAGGGCGCCTGGCTGCAGATGCGGGCCGATGATTCCTGGCAGCGCATCCACACGCGCCCGTTGGGGAGACCGCCGCTGGTGGCCGGCAGCCGTTCGCATGGCGGCGCGCAGGGCAGCGTGCTGGAGCGGTTGATCGGCAGCGACTACCAACTGGTGCCGCTGGGCTCGTCGCTGAAATTCTGCCTGATCGCGCGCGGTGCGGCGGACGTCTACCTGCGCCTCGGCCTCACCAGCGAATGGGACACCGCCGCCGCGCAATGCGTGCTGGACGAGGCCGGCGGCGCGGTGCTCGACCTGGCCGGCCAGCCGTTCCGCTACAACCGCGGCGAGTCGCTGCTGAATCCCGAATTCATCGCCGTCGGCGACGGCACGATCGACTGGGCCGCGCGGTTGCAGGCGCCATGA